A single region of the Phaenicophaeus curvirostris isolate KB17595 chromosome 4, BPBGC_Pcur_1.0, whole genome shotgun sequence genome encodes:
- the BBS12 gene encoding chaperonin-containing T-complex member BBS12, with translation MAFRDVNARRHIGLQELSTLASAGRTLLGPMKSWKFIVDESTNQSTLICSAVRLIESLDLTSAAGQLLNETIQAQNKEFKTGMSTLLFLVGAWSNTILECLQQNVPVSAIVSVMSEGLNSCCERVQCLQVSIHDVNRELCSSSVRPDAFKSETSQIECDSLLNPQIFMYFQKDISAPEEAIPINSCSHQDDDCGFKKCLVSPLASFGSVVSLVKPAGDRRASMISGSGAIASSCNKQKLTHSRYFSTLGKSNFSNQQGTFQGYLSGQAADPCKCYGLGHLAMALSHGNQTSMKLLQSILEYQRERAECGGSSQFKVADIVTCCLPALPESCSCVSPGFVTLVLPEQAAIIKHLEDKPLRILLMDGDLTEQYRHLGFNRPCNVRTILEYPGLQEGRAEDLWLSSMSGILTNFEVNLVLVKGNVCENLMERCIANRVLVIGSVSRDVMCAFGEVTSAQPVTYLTQLNASCVGSGAQVELWKACDGRAVDLGELVPVRIKARGVPLLTAVLTTTVASKMQLIEDQFWTLVYRLHHALNEKKVFLGGGAVELLCLSHIQMLAEEPSQPANKNAVKGFHSPWLAASVTEYKSVVLQALASGWKQYLSVVMCNTAKAASELEASTSVDHHLKKASDYGSPSAYILKEFRRGGLLRGVSGPFADHGESLKVYDNIAAKTEAWRRALDLVLLVLQTDAEIITGPKRNQLLNSHASSEFMLL, from the coding sequence ATGGCTTTCAGGGATGTGAATGCGAGAAGACATATTGGACTTCAGGAGCTCTCAACCTTGGCATCAGCTGGAAGAACATTGTTGGGGCCAATGAAATCATGGAAGTTCATTGTGGATGAAAGCACCAACCAAAGCACATTGATTTGTTCTGCTGTTAGACTGATTGAAAGTTTGGATTTAACCAGTGCTGCCGGACAGCTTCTTAATGAAACCATTCAGGCGCAAAACAAGGAGTTTAAGACTGGGATGAGTACccttttgtttcttgttggtGCGTGGAGCAATACCATACTGGAGTGCCTCCAGCAGAATGTTCCTGTTTCTGCAATAGTATCTGTGATGTCTGAGGGCCTGAACTCTTGCTGTGAGAGAGTCCAGTGTCTTCAAGTTTCAATACATGATGTTAATAGAGAGCTGTGTTCTAGCAGTGTTAGGCCAGATGCTTTTAAAAGTGAGACTTCCCAAATTGAATGTGACAGTCTTCTAAATCCTCagattttcatgtattttcagaaagataTTTCTGCACCTGAAGAAGCAATTCCAATAAATTCTTGTTCCCATCAAGATGATGATTGTGGTTTTAAAAAGTGCCTGGTTTCACCTTTAGCCAGCTTTGGTTCAGTAGTTTCTCTTGTCAAACCAGCAGGTGACAGAAGAGCATCTATGATTTCTGGAAGTGGTGCCATTGCATCCAGCTGTAACAAACAAAAGTTAACCCATAGCAGGTACTTCAGCACTTtaggaaaaagcaatttttcaaaTCAGCAAGGTACTTTTCAGGGATACCTTTCAGGACAAGCAGCAGATCCATGCAAATGCTATGGCTTAGGACACCTCGCAATGGCTCTGAGCCACGGAAATCAGACTAGCATGAAACTACTACAAAGCATTCTTGAGTATCAACGAGAGAGAGCAGAATGCGGTGGCTCTTCCCAGTTTAAAGTTGCAGATATTGTGACGTGCTGTTTACCGGCCCTGCCTGAAAGTTGTTCTTGTGTATCCCCGGGCTTTGTCACGTTAGTATTACCAGAACAAGCCGCAATTATCAAGCACCTTGAAGACAAACCCCTTCGGATTCTGCTAATGGATGGTGACCTAACTGAACAATATCGTCACTTAGGTTTTAATAGACCATGTAATGTACGGACCATATTGGAGTATCCTGGCCTACAGGAAGGCAGAGCAGAAGACTTGTGGCTAAGCAGCATGTCAGGTATTCTGACAAACTTTGAAGTAAACTTGGTTTTGGTCAAAGGAAATGTGTGTGAAAACTTAATGGAAAGATGCATAGCAAACCGTGTATTGGTGATTGGTTCTGTGAGTCGGGATGTGATGTGTGCCTTTGGGGAGGTCACCAGCGCCCAGCCAGTGACATACCTCACGCAGCTGAATGCTTCTTGTGTGGGGAGCGGGGCACAAGTGGAGCTCTGGAAGGCCTGCGATGGGCGTGCAGTGGATCTGGGAGAGCTTGTGCCAGTCAGGATAAAAGCACGAGGAGTCCCCCTGCTCACGGCTGTGCTTACCACTACTGTAGCTTCAAAGATGCAGCTCATTGAAGACCAGTTCTGGACTTTAGTGTATCGACTCCATCACGCTTTAAATGAGAAGAAGGTTTTTCTGGGTGGTGGTGCAGTGGAGCTCTTGTGCCTTAGTCACATTCAGATGCTTGCAGAAGAGCCTTCACAGCcagcaaataaaaatgctgtgaaaGGGTTTCACAGTCCTTGGCTGGCAGCATCTGTGACAGAGTATAAATCCGTTGTGCTCCAAGCACTAGCAAGTGGCTGGAAGCAGTATCTTTCGGTGGTTATGTGTAACACTGCAAAAGCTGCTTCAGAGCTGGAAGCCTCTACCTCAGTTGATCATCACCTCAAAAAAGCATCTGACTATGGCTCTCCCTCAGCTTATATATTGAAAGAGTTTAGAAGAGGTGGTCTGCTCAGGGGTGTTTCTGGTCCCTTTGCTGACCACGGAGAGAGTTTAAAGGTTTATGATAACATTGCAGCCAAGACAGAGGCATGGCGGAGAGCTCTGGACTTGGTACTGCTAGTGCTTCAAACAGATGCTGAAATTATCACAGGTCCCAAAAGGAACCAGCTATTGAACTCACATGCATCAAGTGAATTTATGCTTTTATAG
- the LOC138719788 gene encoding uncharacterized protein — protein MASNYRKPGLSTAQRKKSGLKPELTEEQKQEIREAFDLFDTDGSGSIDVKELKVAMRALGFEPKKEEIKKMIADIDKEGSGTIDFEDFLAMMTQKMSEKDSKEEILKAFRLFDDDGTGKISFKNLKRVAKELGENLTDEELQEMIDEADRDGDGEVSEQEFLRIMKKTSLY, from the exons atG GCATCCAACTATAGAAAACCTGGCTTAAGTACAGCCCAGCGGAAGAAAAGTGGCTTGAAACCTGAACtaacagaagaacaaaagcaagAGATCAGAGAAGCTTTTGATTTGTTTGATACTGATGGATCTGGAAGCATCGATGTAAAAGAACTGAAg GTTGCGATGCGTGCTTTGGGCTTTGAGCCAAAGAAGGAAGAGATTAAGAAAATGATAGCAGATATTGACAAAGAAGGAAGTGGCACCATTGACTTTGAAGACTTTTTGGCTATGATGACACAGAAAATG AGTGAAAAAGattcaaaagaagaaatcttGAAAGCTTTCAGACTATTTGATGATGATGGGACAGGAAAAATTTCATTCAAAAACTTGAAAAGGGTCGCTAAGGAGCTGGGAGAAAATTTAACAGACGAAGAACTTCAG GAAATGATCGATGAAGCCGAtcgagatggggatggagaagtaAGTGAGCAAGAATTTTTGAGAATCATGAAGAAAACAAGCTTATATTAA